One segment of Pandoraea pnomenusa DNA contains the following:
- the dps gene encoding DNA starvation/stationary phase protection protein Dps, with amino-acid sequence MALNHTRNTLGEKIRIESVNQLNRGLVNGIDVQRQAKQAHWNVHGPGFIELHLLFDEVYNAAIEWTDLCAERLVALGGVADGRVQTVAKATELPVYKNEFKRGLDHAAALAEALAAYGEIIRGLIDASAEIGDATTSDVFTEISRGVDDHLWKVEAHLRGE; translated from the coding sequence ATGGCTCTGAATCATACGCGTAACACCCTCGGTGAAAAGATCCGGATCGAATCGGTCAATCAGCTCAATCGCGGGTTGGTCAACGGCATCGACGTTCAGCGCCAGGCCAAGCAGGCGCACTGGAATGTGCACGGTCCGGGCTTTATCGAACTGCACTTGTTGTTCGACGAGGTCTACAACGCCGCCATCGAATGGACGGATCTTTGCGCCGAGCGTCTCGTGGCACTGGGCGGCGTGGCCGACGGACGCGTGCAGACGGTTGCCAAGGCGACCGAACTGCCGGTCTACAAGAACGAGTTCAAGCGCGGGCTGGATCATGCGGCGGCGCTGGCCGAGGCCCTGGCGGCGTACGGCGAAATCATCCGGGGCCTGATCGATGCGTCGGCCGAGATCGGCGACGCCACCACGTCGGACGTTTTCACGGAGATCTCGCGCGGCGTGGACGACCATCTGTGGAAAGTCGAGGCGCACCTGCGCGGCGAGTGA
- a CDS encoding aspartate aminotransferase family protein codes for MSQPIAVTRQTFDDVMVPNYAPAQMVPVRGEGSRMWDQQGREYVDFTGGIAVNALGHANPELVKVIEEQARKVWHIGNGYTNEPVLRLAKALTEATFADKAFFCNSGLEANEAALKLARRYAYDHAAERGGKEKSEIVSFYNSFHGRSLFTVSVGGQAKYTEGFGPIPAGIMHLPYNDLQTAEATISDATAAVIVEPVQGEGGVLPADPEFLKGLRALCDKHGALLIFDEVQTGVGRTGTLYAYEQYGVTPDILTTAKALGNGYPIGGLLTTSKIAASFSPGTHGCTYGGNPLATAIAGRVLELINTAEMLGGVKTRHEHFVKGIEAINARHGVFAQVRGMGLLIGAVLKPEFAGRAKDIVAEAEKQGLMLLVAGGDVVRFAPSLNIPFADIDAGLASLEKAVAAVAATAKAA; via the coding sequence ATGAGCCAGCCAATCGCTGTGACCCGCCAGACGTTCGACGACGTGATGGTGCCCAATTACGCTCCCGCCCAGATGGTGCCCGTGCGCGGCGAAGGCTCGCGCATGTGGGACCAGCAGGGCCGCGAGTATGTCGACTTCACCGGTGGCATCGCGGTCAATGCGCTCGGCCATGCCAATCCGGAACTCGTGAAGGTCATCGAGGAGCAGGCGCGCAAGGTCTGGCATATCGGCAATGGCTACACCAACGAGCCGGTGCTGCGTCTGGCGAAGGCGCTCACCGAAGCCACCTTTGCCGACAAGGCGTTCTTCTGCAATTCGGGACTCGAAGCGAACGAAGCCGCGCTCAAGCTCGCGCGCCGTTACGCATACGACCATGCCGCCGAGCGCGGCGGCAAGGAAAAGAGCGAGATCGTTTCGTTCTACAACTCGTTTCACGGTCGTTCGCTGTTTACCGTCAGCGTGGGCGGCCAGGCGAAGTACACCGAAGGTTTCGGCCCGATTCCGGCCGGCATCATGCATCTGCCTTACAACGACCTGCAGACCGCCGAGGCCACCATCTCGGACGCCACGGCGGCCGTGATCGTCGAACCGGTGCAGGGCGAGGGCGGCGTTCTGCCGGCGGATCCGGAGTTCCTGAAAGGTCTGCGCGCCCTGTGCGACAAGCATGGCGCGTTGCTGATCTTCGACGAAGTGCAGACGGGGGTGGGCCGCACGGGCACGCTGTACGCCTATGAACAATACGGCGTCACGCCGGACATCCTGACCACGGCGAAGGCGCTGGGCAATGGCTATCCGATCGGCGGGCTGCTGACCACCAGCAAGATTGCCGCGAGTTTCTCGCCGGGCACGCATGGCTGCACCTACGGCGGCAATCCGCTTGCCACGGCGATCGCCGGTCGCGTTCTCGAACTGATCAATACGGCTGAAATGCTCGGCGGTGTGAAGACGCGTCACGAGCACTTCGTCAAGGGCATCGAGGCGATCAATGCGCGCCACGGCGTGTTTGCGCAGGTGCGCGGCATGGGGTTGCTCATCGGCGCCGTGCTCAAGCCGGAGTTCGCCGGCCGTGCGAAGGACATCGTGGCCGAAGCCGAGAAGCAAGGGCTGATGCTACTGGTGGCGGGCGGCGACGTCGTGCGCTTCGCGCCGTCGCTGAACATTCCATTCGCCGACATCGACGCCGGCCTGGCATCGCTGGAAAAGGCGGTAGCTGCGGTCGCCGCCACGGCGAAGGCCGCCTGA
- a CDS encoding amino acid ABC transporter permease codes for MGGFQWNIISEYMPLFVEGTLMTLKCTVICVIAGTLLGLVLGVGRLAEARHGFYKYFLRYVVQYPVRFYVSFFRGTPLFVQILLIHFALMPVLINPSEGLIVSGDLAREIRSQYGAFMSAVLAISLNAGAYVSEIFRAGIQSIDRGQAEAARSLGMTYMQTLRKVVLPQAFRRMLPPLGNNAIAIVKDSSLASAIGLAELAYAARTVSGAYARYWEPYLTISLIYWAITLVLSAFVQHLETRYGKGDRRQ; via the coding sequence ATGGGTGGGTTCCAGTGGAACATCATCAGCGAGTACATGCCCCTGTTCGTCGAGGGCACGCTGATGACGCTCAAGTGCACGGTGATCTGCGTGATCGCCGGTACGCTACTTGGGCTCGTGCTCGGCGTCGGCCGTCTGGCCGAGGCGCGTCACGGTTTCTACAAGTATTTCCTTCGCTACGTGGTGCAATACCCCGTACGCTTTTACGTCAGCTTTTTCCGCGGCACGCCGCTGTTCGTTCAGATTCTTCTGATTCACTTCGCGTTGATGCCCGTGCTGATCAATCCGTCCGAAGGGCTGATCGTGAGCGGCGACCTCGCGCGTGAAATTCGCTCGCAGTACGGCGCGTTCATGTCGGCGGTGCTGGCCATCTCGCTCAATGCCGGCGCCTACGTCTCCGAGATCTTCCGTGCGGGCATCCAGTCGATCGACCGCGGGCAGGCAGAGGCCGCACGCTCGCTGGGCATGACCTATATGCAGACGCTGCGCAAAGTCGTGCTGCCGCAGGCGTTTCGCCGCATGCTCCCACCGTTGGGCAACAACGCGATCGCCATTGTGAAGGACTCGTCGCTGGCGTCGGCCATCGGTCTGGCGGAGCTGGCGTACGCCGCGCGCACCGTGTCGGGCGCGTACGCGCGCTATTGGGAGCCGTACCTGACGATTTCGCTCATCTACTGGGCGATCACGCTGGTGCTCTCGGCTTTTGTTCAACATCTGGAAACGAGGTACGGCAAAGGTGATCGTCGTCAATAA
- a CDS encoding amino acid ABC transporter ATP-binding protein — protein MIVVNNLQKQYGDAHVLRGITCRIEEKEVVCVIGPSGSGKSTFLRCLNGLEDVSGGEVLVNGFHVEDPKTDMNAMRASVGMVFQRFNLFPHMSVLENLILAPMQVNGIKRAEAVTIAEQLLRKVGLIDKIDAFPNQLSGGQQQRVAIARALAMKPTVMLFDEPTSALDPELVGEVLEVMKSLAEEGMTMVVVTHEMGFAREVSDRVFFIDQGVIMEEGKPDQIFSAPRHERTREFLRKVL, from the coding sequence GTGATCGTCGTCAATAACCTGCAAAAGCAGTACGGCGATGCGCACGTGCTGCGCGGCATTACCTGCCGCATCGAAGAGAAGGAAGTGGTGTGCGTGATCGGCCCGTCGGGCTCGGGAAAGAGCACCTTCCTGCGCTGCCTGAACGGGCTTGAGGACGTAAGCGGCGGCGAAGTGCTCGTGAACGGCTTTCACGTGGAAGATCCGAAGACCGACATGAACGCGATGCGTGCGAGCGTCGGCATGGTGTTCCAGCGCTTCAACCTGTTTCCGCACATGTCGGTGCTCGAGAACCTGATTCTGGCGCCAATGCAGGTCAACGGCATCAAGCGTGCCGAAGCCGTGACCATCGCCGAGCAACTGCTGCGAAAGGTCGGCCTGATCGACAAGATCGACGCCTTTCCGAACCAGCTCTCCGGTGGCCAGCAGCAGCGCGTGGCGATTGCCCGTGCGCTGGCCATGAAGCCGACCGTCATGCTCTTCGACGAGCCGACCTCGGCGCTCGACCCGGAACTCGTGGGCGAAGTGCTCGAGGTCATGAAGTCGCTCGCCGAAGAGGGCATGACGATGGTCGTGGTTACCCACGAAATGGGCTTTGCGCGTGAAGTCTCCGACCGCGTCTTTTTCATCGATCAGGGCGTGATCATGGAAGAGGGCAAGCCGGACCAGATCTTCTCGGCCCCCAGGCACGAGCGCACGCGCGAATTTCTGCGCAAAGTTCTGTAA
- a CDS encoding HdeD family acid-resistance protein, translated as MLRLLSKYWWLLVLRGVLAVAFGVAAFALPGVTIAVLVLCFGAFSFVDGVFSLAGAWSARKEHADWWLPLLQGIAGIVIGVLTYLNPALTAVALLIYIVAWSFVTGVLQVAAGIALRREIQGELWVILSGVFSILFAIFIMWQPGAGALALIWAIGSWAIVWGALLVMAGFRLRGAAHGASRTPAGSLRS; from the coding sequence ATGCTCAGACTTCTGTCGAAATACTGGTGGTTGCTGGTGCTGCGTGGAGTACTGGCCGTTGCCTTCGGGGTCGCGGCGTTTGCCTTGCCCGGCGTGACGATCGCGGTGCTGGTGCTGTGTTTCGGCGCGTTTTCGTTTGTCGATGGTGTCTTCTCCCTGGCCGGTGCGTGGAGCGCGCGCAAGGAACATGCCGACTGGTGGCTGCCGTTGCTGCAAGGCATTGCGGGCATCGTGATCGGCGTGCTCACCTATCTCAACCCGGCGTTGACCGCCGTGGCGTTGCTTATCTATATCGTGGCCTGGAGTTTTGTCACCGGCGTTTTGCAGGTGGCTGCCGGAATCGCGCTGCGTCGCGAGATCCAGGGCGAACTGTGGGTCATTCTCTCCGGTGTGTTCAGCATTCTGTTTGCCATCTTCATCATGTGGCAGCCCGGCGCGGGTGCGCTTGCGCTGATCTGGGCGATCGGATCGTGGGCCATCGTCTGGGGCGCACTGCTCGTGATGGCCGGTTTCAGGCTGCGGGGCGCCGCGCATGGCGCTTCGCGAACGCCCGCAGGATCGTTGCGGTCCTGA
- a CDS encoding fimbria/pilus outer membrane usher protein: MTIAAIVTALAWLGRATDVHAASAHRIADDPGPPTRLPVASGFDDAVSTATLNSPTSSTSSISSNASFSSTSSMPSTPSTPTISSNLPAQSAPPSAAPARASNAPRPARLDGPYVLAVVVNGEPTGLMAPFVRRRGRWFVRAGDLRALGLNSPELSTQDVTEVALDALRGIRYAYDAPTQTLELTVDDKWLAPYTLGAPAPAPIRATAGTGVVVNYDGYVQRDRFTRASVWSEFRGFWPGGTLRQTGVTEHSRWRRGYRRYDTWWQHDDPARLASWTAGDLITGSLSWTRSLRIAGMQWRRNFSLRPDLVTFPVPALRGSAVVPSSVDLYLDGVRRMGARVPPGPFVIQEAPGLTGDLQASVVTRDALGREQITTVPLYIDPRLLARGLSSFSVEAGWPREAYGIRSFSYRGDPVASIAARYGASDTVTVEAQLQAGRRLALGGVGALAALGHAGVAGVSVAASSGRGAGAQWSAGYQYLSRYLSVDARMVRAIGHYRDIASLDGTPVPRASDRVSLSLPLGRGSTASLAWFAQRMRRQPATRVLSASLTFPAGTRGMISLGGFRDFARRGVHGVFAMLSVLLGGNALGSASMTSQGGGTQTWAGASRTPDYQGGWGWQVLAGRAFSRHTAQGELQYLGRHGQISALVQRVGRETGTGIGVTGALVVMDHGVHATRHAYDAFALVSADGQAGVPVLRESVRVGRTDARGYYLVPDLSGYEATRIGIDPMHLPADLEVTTTERRIAPQSGSGVLVRFPVRRYRAALVTLVGSTGQPLRPGTAVRHVQSGFVTIVGYDGEVFVDDLGMRNTLEAHDGSQRCRASFEWSKSPNGNIARIGPLECVAFGTLAERRPGRPRAPTIEAPS; encoded by the coding sequence ATGACCATTGCCGCGATCGTGACGGCCCTCGCATGGCTGGGCCGGGCGACGGACGTGCACGCGGCATCCGCGCATCGCATCGCCGACGACCCCGGGCCGCCGACGCGCCTGCCCGTGGCATCTGGGTTCGACGACGCCGTATCCACCGCAACACTGAATTCGCCGACCTCATCAACTTCCTCGATCTCCTCGAACGCCTCGTTTTCATCCACTTCATCGATGCCATCGACGCCATCGACACCCACGATTTCGTCGAATCTCCCGGCACAGTCGGCGCCGCCATCTGCGGCCCCGGCGCGCGCGTCGAACGCGCCGCGTCCCGCGCGACTCGACGGCCCCTACGTGCTCGCGGTAGTCGTCAACGGCGAGCCCACCGGGCTGATGGCGCCCTTCGTGCGCCGACGGGGACGCTGGTTCGTGCGCGCGGGCGACCTTCGGGCGTTGGGACTGAACTCGCCGGAACTATCGACGCAGGACGTGACCGAAGTCGCGCTCGACGCCCTGCGCGGCATTCGTTACGCCTACGATGCGCCCACGCAGACACTCGAGCTGACGGTGGACGACAAGTGGCTCGCCCCGTACACGCTGGGCGCTCCGGCACCGGCGCCGATCCGCGCGACGGCGGGCACCGGGGTCGTCGTCAATTACGACGGCTACGTGCAGCGCGACCGGTTCACGCGTGCCTCCGTATGGAGCGAGTTTCGCGGCTTCTGGCCGGGCGGCACGCTGCGGCAGACCGGCGTGACCGAGCATTCGCGCTGGCGGCGCGGCTACCGCCGATACGACACCTGGTGGCAGCATGACGATCCGGCGCGTCTGGCGAGCTGGACGGCCGGCGATCTGATCACGGGCTCGCTGTCATGGACGCGATCGCTGCGCATCGCGGGGATGCAATGGCGGCGAAATTTCAGTCTGCGACCGGATCTCGTCACGTTTCCCGTACCGGCGTTGCGCGGCAGCGCCGTCGTGCCATCGTCGGTGGACCTGTATCTGGACGGCGTGCGACGCATGGGGGCACGCGTACCGCCGGGCCCTTTCGTCATTCAGGAGGCCCCCGGCCTAACCGGCGACCTCCAGGCAAGCGTGGTCACCCGAGATGCGCTTGGGCGTGAGCAAATCACCACAGTGCCGCTATACATCGATCCGCGTTTGCTCGCCCGCGGACTTTCGAGCTTTTCCGTGGAAGCCGGCTGGCCGCGCGAGGCTTACGGCATCCGCTCGTTCTCGTATCGGGGCGATCCCGTCGCATCGATCGCCGCGCGCTACGGCGCGAGCGACACGGTGACCGTGGAGGCCCAGTTACAGGCAGGCCGCCGTCTCGCGCTGGGTGGCGTGGGCGCGCTCGCCGCGCTGGGACACGCCGGGGTCGCCGGCGTGTCGGTCGCGGCGTCCAGCGGGCGCGGTGCCGGCGCGCAATGGAGTGCGGGCTATCAGTATCTGTCTCGATACCTGAGCGTCGACGCCCGCATGGTTCGCGCCATCGGGCACTATCGCGACATCGCGTCGCTCGACGGCACGCCCGTGCCGCGTGCAAGCGACCGCGTGAGCCTCTCGCTCCCGCTTGGTCGCGGCAGCACCGCCTCGCTCGCCTGGTTCGCCCAGCGCATGCGGCGCCAGCCGGCCACGCGCGTGCTGTCGGCGAGCCTGACGTTCCCAGCGGGCACGCGCGGCATGATATCGCTGGGCGGCTTTCGCGACTTCGCACGTCGCGGGGTGCACGGGGTGTTCGCCATGCTCAGCGTGCTGCTCGGCGGCAATGCATTGGGCAGCGCCTCGATGACCAGCCAGGGTGGCGGCACGCAAACCTGGGCAGGCGCGAGCCGAACGCCCGACTATCAAGGCGGCTGGGGGTGGCAGGTGCTCGCGGGGCGGGCCTTCTCGCGCCACACGGCACAGGGCGAACTGCAATACCTCGGCCGGCACGGTCAGATATCCGCTCTGGTGCAAAGGGTGGGACGCGAGACAGGCACCGGCATTGGCGTGACCGGCGCGCTCGTGGTCATGGACCACGGTGTGCATGCGACGCGACACGCTTACGACGCCTTCGCACTCGTGAGCGCCGACGGTCAGGCGGGCGTACCGGTGTTGCGCGAATCGGTGCGCGTCGGTCGAACGGACGCGCGCGGCTACTATCTCGTGCCGGACCTGAGCGGCTACGAAGCCACGCGGATCGGCATCGACCCCATGCACCTGCCCGCCGACCTGGAAGTCACGACGACAGAACGCCGCATCGCGCCGCAATCGGGCAGCGGCGTGCTGGTGCGCTTTCCCGTGCGGCGATATCGCGCCGCACTGGTCACCCTCGTCGGGTCGACGGGACAGCCCCTGCGCCCCGGCACCGCCGTGCGTCATGTACAAAGCGGATTCGTCACGATCGTGGGCTACGACGGCGAAGTCTTCGTCGACGATCTCGGCATGCGCAATACGCTCGAGGCGCATGACGGTTCACAGCGATGCCGCGCGTCGTTCGAATGGTCCAAGTCGCCCAACGGCAACATTGCGCGCATCGGCCCCCTCGAGTGCGTGGCGTTCGGCACGCTTGCCGAGCGGCGCCCGGGACGTCCCCGCGCGCCCACCATAGAGGCGCCGTCGTGA
- the astA gene encoding arginine N-succinyltransferase has translation MRVVRLAGPGDLPALLQLATLAGPGMTSFKPDRAALEARLTRVAATLDGRAPTAEQGYLFVMEDVATGGITGVCGLEAAVGLDQPFYTYRKDTIVHASRELNVWSRMLTLSLSNDLTGYSELCSLLLDPAWRGHGNGALLSKARFLFMAQFPERFGTHVCAELRGFFDDDGQSPFWQSLGQHFFKIDFDQADYLTSIGKKSFVAELMPKYPIYVDFLSPQAQAAIGVTHRDTLPARRLLEQEGMRSGAHVDIFDSGPVLEARVADLRAARDSRYPSVNIAQDATVANPEPYLVARLGLAEFRATLVNGRPERRTFTLSPMAAQALGVAQGERIQVLPLKPPRAEAV, from the coding sequence TTGCGCGTGGTACGCCTGGCGGGGCCGGGCGATCTGCCGGCATTGTTGCAGCTTGCGACGCTGGCCGGGCCGGGGATGACGTCGTTCAAGCCCGACCGGGCGGCGCTCGAGGCCCGCCTGACGCGGGTGGCGGCAACGCTCGACGGTCGGGCGCCGACGGCCGAGCAGGGCTACCTGTTCGTGATGGAGGATGTTGCAACGGGTGGGATTACGGGAGTCTGCGGGCTGGAAGCCGCTGTCGGGCTCGACCAGCCGTTCTACACGTATCGCAAGGATACGATCGTGCACGCCAGTCGCGAGTTGAATGTGTGGTCGCGCATGCTCACGCTCTCCCTGTCGAACGACCTCACGGGATACAGCGAACTCTGCTCGTTGCTGCTGGACCCGGCCTGGCGCGGGCACGGCAACGGGGCGCTGCTGTCGAAGGCCCGTTTCCTGTTCATGGCGCAGTTCCCGGAGCGCTTCGGCACGCACGTGTGCGCCGAGTTGCGCGGCTTCTTCGACGATGACGGCCAAAGTCCGTTCTGGCAATCGCTCGGCCAGCATTTCTTCAAGATCGACTTCGACCAGGCGGACTATCTCACGTCGATCGGCAAGAAATCATTCGTGGCCGAGTTGATGCCGAAGTACCCGATCTACGTCGACTTTCTCTCGCCGCAGGCCCAGGCGGCCATTGGCGTCACGCATCGCGATACCCTGCCCGCACGTCGTCTGCTCGAGCAGGAAGGCATGCGCTCCGGCGCGCATGTCGACATCTTCGACAGCGGCCCGGTGCTCGAGGCGCGTGTGGCCGATCTGCGCGCGGCGCGCGATAGCCGGTATCCGAGTGTGAACATTGCGCAAGACGCTACCGTCGCCAATCCCGAACCCTATCTGGTGGCGCGTCTGGGGCTCGCGGAGTTCCGTGCCACGCTGGTCAATGGGCGTCCCGAGCGGCGCACGTTCACCCTCAGCCCGATGGCGGCCCAGGCGCTCGGCGTCGCGCAGGGCGAGCGCATCCAGGTGTTGCCGCTCAAGCCGCCGCGTGCCGAAGCCGTCTGA
- a CDS encoding Csu type fimbrial protein, translating to MNRSLLCLALCAVVGMLSQSGPARAAVYTNGSATAQMRVQLTILPGCTIAATPMTFNAVQGSATGPVASTSSLTVVCTASTGYNIGLNAGTVPNSTETNRLLAGTITGNATTIPFGLYQDAAYATPWGNTQGSNTLSDSGSGVAKTYTVYGQATLSATMPEPDVYSSTVTATVYF from the coding sequence ATGAATCGTTCCTTGTTGTGTCTCGCCCTGTGCGCCGTCGTTGGCATGTTGAGCCAAAGCGGGCCGGCCCGGGCAGCCGTATACACCAACGGGTCGGCGACGGCTCAGATGCGCGTGCAACTGACGATCCTGCCCGGATGCACGATCGCCGCCACGCCGATGACGTTCAACGCCGTGCAGGGATCGGCAACCGGACCCGTCGCGAGCACGTCGTCGCTCACGGTCGTCTGCACGGCGTCCACAGGCTACAACATCGGCCTGAACGCGGGCACCGTGCCGAACTCGACCGAAACCAATCGTCTGCTCGCGGGCACGATCACCGGCAACGCCACGACGATTCCGTTCGGCCTGTACCAGGACGCGGCCTATGCCACGCCGTGGGGAAATACACAGGGATCGAACACGTTGAGCGATTCGGGCAGCGGCGTGGCGAAGACCTATACCGTCTATGGCCAGGCCACGCTCTCGGCGACCATGCCCGAACCCGACGTCTATTCGTCCACGGTCACGGCGACCGTCTACTTCTGA
- a CDS encoding basic amino acid ABC transporter substrate-binding protein encodes MLTKRLVLAAACFLTTFAAVPAAQAAEPTYTVGAGGTYRPFEFETPQKELVGFDIDVIKAVGKAGGFNVKLVSTPWEGIFATLDQGDRDIIISGITITDKRREMVDFSAPYFPADQVIITAPGAKVASLADLKKLQVGVVNSSTGDIAVSEELGRASTAIRRFDNTPLMLEELYRGGVDAAVGDVGVIKFYIKSHPEKPFKLVYDSKFKRQYFGIAVKKGNKVVLDKINTGLKKIVADGTYAKIYKQWFDSEVPTLPQQ; translated from the coding sequence ATGTTGACGAAGCGCCTCGTGCTGGCCGCCGCCTGTTTTCTGACGACCTTCGCCGCGGTGCCCGCAGCGCAGGCCGCTGAACCGACCTACACGGTCGGCGCCGGCGGTACGTATCGCCCGTTCGAATTCGAAACGCCGCAAAAGGAACTGGTGGGTTTCGACATCGACGTGATCAAGGCGGTCGGCAAGGCAGGCGGTTTCAACGTGAAGCTGGTCAGCACGCCGTGGGAAGGCATTTTCGCCACGCTCGATCAGGGCGATCGCGACATCATCATCTCGGGCATCACCATCACCGACAAACGTCGTGAAATGGTCGACTTCTCGGCGCCGTACTTCCCGGCCGACCAGGTCATCATCACCGCGCCGGGCGCCAAGGTCGCGAGCCTGGCCGATCTCAAGAAGCTCCAGGTGGGCGTGGTCAATTCGAGCACGGGCGACATCGCCGTCTCGGAGGAACTGGGCCGTGCAAGCACTGCGATCCGTCGCTTCGACAACACGCCGCTCATGCTCGAAGAGCTGTATCGCGGCGGTGTCGACGCCGCCGTGGGCGATGTCGGCGTGATCAAGTTCTACATCAAGAGCCATCCGGAAAAGCCGTTCAAGTTGGTGTACGACAGCAAGTTCAAGCGCCAGTACTTCGGCATCGCCGTGAAGAAGGGCAACAAGGTTGTCCTCGACAAGATCAACACGGGCCTGAAGAAGATCGTGGCCGACGGCACCTACGCCAAGATCTACAAGCAGTGGTTCGACTCGGAAGTGCCGACGCTGCCGCAACAATAA
- a CDS encoding Csu type fimbrial protein, whose protein sequence is MITANASAQTCSVGTPSLAFTAFSPISGAALNATGTIPVTCTWPLLGANPNVKACLALNAVPPLTLTNAANAIRFGLFVDAAYANTWGSSPGNMIALTMTAPPLGGTLTQNVSFYGKIDAAQTTVPTSGDANTVYSHTFGAADISLQYASYALLAPAPACGSAMTAAPGVPFTSNVTVINNCTIAATNITFASQSTLTTDVSGSGQLTIQCTNNDAYRVALSGGISGSVSTRRMTGTTGASVDYQLYLDSARTTIWGDGTSGTSQLTGIGSGLVQFVPIYARVPSQSTPLPGVYTDTVTATIQF, encoded by the coding sequence TTGATCACCGCGAACGCCTCGGCGCAGACGTGCTCCGTCGGCACACCGTCGCTCGCCTTCACCGCGTTCAGCCCGATTTCCGGCGCAGCGCTCAACGCCACCGGCACGATTCCGGTGACATGCACCTGGCCTTTGCTCGGCGCCAACCCTAACGTCAAGGCATGCCTGGCGTTGAACGCCGTGCCGCCGCTCACCCTCACCAACGCCGCAAATGCGATCCGCTTCGGCCTCTTCGTCGACGCCGCCTACGCCAACACCTGGGGAAGCAGCCCCGGCAACATGATCGCGCTCACCATGACAGCCCCGCCGCTGGGCGGCACCCTGACGCAGAACGTCAGCTTCTACGGCAAGATCGATGCCGCGCAAACGACCGTGCCCACCAGCGGTGACGCCAACACAGTGTATTCACACACGTTCGGTGCGGCGGATATCAGTCTGCAATACGCGTCCTACGCACTGCTCGCGCCCGCCCCCGCGTGCGGCAGCGCCATGACTGCGGCCCCAGGCGTGCCGTTCACGAGCAACGTGACCGTCATCAACAACTGCACCATCGCGGCGACCAATATCACCTTTGCTTCGCAGTCGACGTTGACGACAGATGTCAGCGGCAGCGGACAACTGACCATCCAGTGCACGAACAACGATGCGTATCGCGTAGCACTCTCGGGCGGGATCTCGGGCAGCGTGAGCACGCGGCGGATGACCGGTACCACAGGCGCGAGCGTGGACTATCAGCTGTATCTGGACAGCGCCCGCACGACGATCTGGGGCGACGGCACGTCCGGCACGTCGCAATTGACGGGGATCGGCTCGGGTCTGGTCCAGTTCGTTCCGATCTATGCCCGGGTACCGTCGCAGTCGACGCCGCTGCCGGGCGTCTACACCGACACCGTCACTGCCACGATCCAGTTCTGA
- a CDS encoding fimbrial biogenesis chaperone, with product MHPSRLASHRHAARACRGAFVALLTLGVPDGHGATLQVSPVIVNLLPSQPATTLTLGNSGELPIHGQLRLYAWAQRNGENVLTPTRALIASPPIIRIEPGERQIVRLVRAARGPAQREQSYRLLVDELPPVGLPPGEGVSIRLRYSVPVFVQASREHSPELHFDLDIARRQLAVRNDGARHAQLGATRVRDATGRSVELAHGLLGYVLAGQTRRFAVRWPSGSPPIAPFTVESRIDAVPMRFAADEASDGTR from the coding sequence ATGCACCCGTCGAGACTTGCCTCGCACCGCCACGCCGCCCGTGCATGCCGCGGCGCCTTCGTCGCGCTGCTCACGCTCGGCGTGCCCGACGGGCATGGCGCCACATTGCAAGTCTCGCCGGTCATCGTCAACCTGTTGCCTTCGCAGCCAGCCACCACGCTCACGTTGGGCAACTCCGGCGAACTGCCGATCCACGGTCAGTTGCGGTTGTACGCCTGGGCCCAGCGCAACGGCGAAAACGTGCTCACACCCACGCGTGCGCTCATCGCCAGCCCGCCAATCATCCGCATCGAACCCGGCGAGCGGCAGATCGTGCGACTCGTACGCGCGGCGCGCGGCCCCGCGCAACGGGAGCAAAGCTACCGGCTGCTGGTCGACGAATTGCCGCCGGTCGGATTGCCTCCAGGTGAAGGCGTGTCCATCCGGTTGCGCTACTCGGTGCCGGTGTTCGTGCAGGCAAGTCGCGAGCACAGCCCCGAGCTGCACTTCGATCTCGACATCGCGCGACGGCAATTGGCGGTGCGCAACGACGGCGCGCGGCATGCGCAACTTGGCGCGACGCGAGTGCGCGATGCGACCGGGCGCAGCGTGGAGCTCGCGCATGGCTTGCTCGGCTACGTGCTCGCGGGACAAACGCGGCGCTTTGCCGTGCGCTGGCCTTCGGGTTCGCCGCCCATCGCGCCATTTACGGTCGAGTCTCGCATCGATGCCGTCCCGATGCGCTTTGCCGCTGACGAAGCGTCGGATGGCACGCGCTAG